The region CGCCGAAATCGCCGTGATGGGCGCAAGCGGCGCGGTTTCGATCATCTTCCGCAAAGAAATTGCTGAATCGGCTGATCCTGTGGCAACCAACGCTGAACTAATCCACAATTATGAAGAGCGTTTTGCTAACCCCTATATTGCTGCTGAACGTGGCTATATTGATTCGGTGATCGAGCCACGCGAAACCCGTCCAGCCTTGATCAAAGCGCTGCATTTGTCGCGTACCAAACGCCAAAGCCTGCCGCCACGCAAACATGGCAATATGCCGTTGTAATCGAGGGGTCAGGGGCTAGGGATCAGGGGTCAGGTTTCGGCTTTAACCACGAAGAGCACAAAGGACACGAACATAACGCTTTGTGTCCTTTGTGGTTTTAATGTTTTAGCCACAAATTCCACCAACAATATTCCGATAGCCCAGAACCCAGAGCCAAAAGCCCACTCCTCTCTAGCTCCTGATCCCTGAATCCTGATCCCTATGTTCTATGCTCCAGGTTCTATGTTCTCAACTTCATCCCTCATAATTCATCCTTTATCCTTCACTTTCCCTTCTTGACATTTCATGAATCACTAGTATATTTATGACTAATAAGTCAATAAAATACTGATGAGTCTAAATGCACATCAGTAGAACGAGCAGGCAATCTATGGCAGCGAATCAACCAAGCGATCATTCTAGTCCGGTGGTACGTCCGTTGAAAGAACGCCAGCGTGAGCAACGCGAGGCCATGATTTTGGCCGCAGCCCACGCTGTGTTCATTGCCAAGGGCTATCACGACGCTTCGATTGACGAGATTGCAGGCCAAGTTGGCATCTCCAAAGGCGCGATCTATCAACATTTTGCCAGTAAAGAGGATTTAGTTGAGGCCTTGATCGCCCAACAGATCAGCGATTTTCTCGGCATTTTGGATCGCCTACTTACAGAAACAACCTCGGTTTGCACTCGGCTTGAACATATTCTGAGCCACGCTTATGGTGGCTTGCAGGGTAAACACAGCGGTGTGCTACTCGAATTGCACCATCGAATCGGCTTGCCCAATGCTGTGATTGAAAAACGTCCTCAGCTTCAATCGCGAGTTGAACAAGCTATGAGCCGCCTCAGTCGCTTATTTGATGAGGGCAAAGCGACTGGCGAACTCAATCCATCCATTCCAACGCCAATTATGG is a window of Herpetosiphon gulosus DNA encoding:
- a CDS encoding TetR/AcrR family transcriptional regulator — translated: MAANQPSDHSSPVVRPLKERQREQREAMILAAAHAVFIAKGYHDASIDEIAGQVGISKGAIYQHFASKEDLVEALIAQQISDFLGILDRLLTETTSVCTRLEHILSHAYGGLQGKHSGVLLELHHRIGLPNAVIEKRPQLQSRVEQAMSRLSRLFDEGKATGELNPSIPTPIMVATFIGLLSLRGYEQLIASAQFSPADLIPHISQIFLRGIVAPTGS